The following proteins are encoded in a genomic region of Panthera leo isolate Ple1 chromosome F2, P.leo_Ple1_pat1.1, whole genome shotgun sequence:
- the AARD gene encoding LOW QUALITY PROTEIN: alanine and arginine-rich domain-containing protein (The sequence of the model RefSeq protein was modified relative to this genomic sequence to represent the inferred CDS: inserted 3 bases in 2 codons; deleted 1 base in 1 codon; substituted 2 bases at 2 genomic stop codons) codes for MGPGDSGSRREATSRGPHGVPVSVGLWPRGPCPTRGSPGGSKRTDGQEEASVAPMPLPEDLRRRLAGAFQLAVPRGGSRRPPAEAEAEAQEEQRXPSVXSARAGLQAELLEMHFQNHQLARTFLDLNTKMSQLKKXYELXIVSESQSPEENVVTLEEEYAHLKI; via the exons ATGGGCCCCGGGGACTCCGGCAGCCGCAGAGAAGCGACTTCCCGGGGACCCCACGGAGTCCCAGTCAGTGTTGGGCTTTGGCCCCGAGGCCCTTGCCCGACGCGCGGCTCCCCCGGGGGCAGCAAGCGCACGGACGGCCAGGAGGAGGCCTCCGTCGCCCCCATGCCG CTGCCGGAAGACCTCAGGCGGCGGCTGGCGGGCGCCTTCCAGCTGGCTGTGCCGCGAGGGGGCTCCCGGCGCCCCCCGGCGGAGGCGGAAGCGGAGgcgcaggaggagcagag cccGAGCGTCTAGAGCGCCCGGGCCGGGCTGCAAGCCGAGCTG cTGGAAATGCATTTCCAAAACCACCAGCTGGCCAGAACTTTCCTGGATTTAAACACGAAAATGTCGCAGTTGAAAA GGTATGAACTGTAAATTGTATCCGAATCTCAAAGCCCTGAGGAGAACGTTGTGACCCTGGAAGAAGAATATGCACACTTGAAGATCTGA